In one window of Sardina pilchardus chromosome 23, fSarPil1.1, whole genome shotgun sequence DNA:
- the creb1a gene encoding cyclic AMP-responsive element-binding protein 1a isoform X2 — MTMEAAAEVQQGGDTAVSETDTQHIATLAQSYLSMCGLQVSMAAGQASASGPTVTLVQLPNGQTVQVHGVIQAAQPSVIQPPQVQTVQISTIAESEDSQESVDSVTDSQKRREILSRRPSYRKILNDLSSDAPAVPRIEEEKSEEDSAPAITTVTVPTPIYQTSSGQYIAITQGGAIQLANNGTDGVQGLQTLTMTNAAGAQPGTTILQYAQTSDGQQILVPSNQVVVQAASGDVQAYQIRTANTSAIAPGVVMASSPALPSQGAEEATRKREVRLMKNREAARECRRKKKEYVKCLENRVAVLENQNKTLIEELKALKDLYCHKSE, encoded by the exons ATGACTATGGAAGCTGCTGCAGAGGTCCAGCAGGGCGGCGATACTGCTGTTTCTGAGACAGATACCCAGCACATCGCCACCTTGGCACAG TCCTACCTCTCCATGTGTGGACTGCAGGTTTCCATGGCGGCGGGACAAGCGAGCGCCAGCGGACCCACGGTCACTCTGGTCCAGCTGCCCAACGGACAGACGGTGCAGGTGCATGGCGTCATCCAGGCCGCACAGCCCTCAGTCATCCAGCCCCCGCAAGTGCAGACAGTACAG atttccACCATAGCTGAGAGTGAGGACTCCCAGGAGTCTGTGGACAGTGTGACTGACTCCCAGAAGCGCAGAGAAATCCTGTCTCGACGGCCCTCCTACAG GAAGATCCTGAATGACCTGTCATCGGACGCTCCAGCTGTACCGCGGATAGAAGAGGAGAAGTCTGAGGAGGACTCTGCCCCCGCCATCACTACAGTTACAGTGCCCACGCCCATCTATCAAACTAGCAGCGGCCAGTACA TTGCCATCACTCAAGGCGGGGCGATTCAGTTGGCCAATAATGGCACGGACGGCGTGCAGGGCCTGCAGACACTAACCATGACCAACGCGGCGGGTGCCCAGCCGGGCACCACCATCCTGCAGTACGCCCAGACCAGCGACGGACAGCAGATACTCGTGCCCAGCAACCAGGTTGTCGTGCaag CTGCGTCCGGCGACGTCCAGGCCTACCAGATCCGCACGGCCAACACCAGCGCCATCGCCCCCGGTGTCGTCATGGCGTCGTCTCCTGCTCTCCCCAGCCAGGGTGCCGAAGAGGCCACGCGCAAGAGGGAGGTCCGCCTCATGAAGAAcag GGAGGCAGCGCGGGAGTGCCGTCGCAAGAAGAAGGAGTACGTGAAATGCCTGGAGAACCGTGTGGCTGTGCTGGAGAACCAGAACAAGACGCTGATCGAGGAGCTGAAGGCCCTCAAGGACCTGTACTGCCACAAGTCTGAGTAG
- the creb1a gene encoding cyclic AMP-responsive element-binding protein 1a isoform X1 codes for MTMEAAAEVQQGGDTAVSETDTQHIATLAQVQSYLSMCGLQVSMAAGQASASGPTVTLVQLPNGQTVQVHGVIQAAQPSVIQPPQVQTVQISTIAESEDSQESVDSVTDSQKRREILSRRPSYRKILNDLSSDAPAVPRIEEEKSEEDSAPAITTVTVPTPIYQTSSGQYIAITQGGAIQLANNGTDGVQGLQTLTMTNAAGAQPGTTILQYAQTSDGQQILVPSNQVVVQAASGDVQAYQIRTANTSAIAPGVVMASSPALPSQGAEEATRKREVRLMKNREAARECRRKKKEYVKCLENRVAVLENQNKTLIEELKALKDLYCHKSE; via the exons ATGACTATGGAAGCTGCTGCAGAGGTCCAGCAGGGCGGCGATACTGCTGTTTCTGAGACAGATACCCAGCACATCGCCACCTTGGCACAGGTACAG TCCTACCTCTCCATGTGTGGACTGCAGGTTTCCATGGCGGCGGGACAAGCGAGCGCCAGCGGACCCACGGTCACTCTGGTCCAGCTGCCCAACGGACAGACGGTGCAGGTGCATGGCGTCATCCAGGCCGCACAGCCCTCAGTCATCCAGCCCCCGCAAGTGCAGACAGTACAG atttccACCATAGCTGAGAGTGAGGACTCCCAGGAGTCTGTGGACAGTGTGACTGACTCCCAGAAGCGCAGAGAAATCCTGTCTCGACGGCCCTCCTACAG GAAGATCCTGAATGACCTGTCATCGGACGCTCCAGCTGTACCGCGGATAGAAGAGGAGAAGTCTGAGGAGGACTCTGCCCCCGCCATCACTACAGTTACAGTGCCCACGCCCATCTATCAAACTAGCAGCGGCCAGTACA TTGCCATCACTCAAGGCGGGGCGATTCAGTTGGCCAATAATGGCACGGACGGCGTGCAGGGCCTGCAGACACTAACCATGACCAACGCGGCGGGTGCCCAGCCGGGCACCACCATCCTGCAGTACGCCCAGACCAGCGACGGACAGCAGATACTCGTGCCCAGCAACCAGGTTGTCGTGCaag CTGCGTCCGGCGACGTCCAGGCCTACCAGATCCGCACGGCCAACACCAGCGCCATCGCCCCCGGTGTCGTCATGGCGTCGTCTCCTGCTCTCCCCAGCCAGGGTGCCGAAGAGGCCACGCGCAAGAGGGAGGTCCGCCTCATGAAGAAcag GGAGGCAGCGCGGGAGTGCCGTCGCAAGAAGAAGGAGTACGTGAAATGCCTGGAGAACCGTGTGGCTGTGCTGGAGAACCAGAACAAGACGCTGATCGAGGAGCTGAAGGCCCTCAAGGACCTGTACTGCCACAAGTCTGAGTAG
- the chmp2bb gene encoding charged multivesicular body protein 2b encodes MASLFKKKTVDDVIKEQTKELRGTQRQITRDRTALERQEKQMELEIKKMAKAGNKDACKILAKQLVQLRKQKNRTYAVSSKVTSMSTQTKLMNSQMKMAGAMAKTTKTMQAVNKKMDPQKTLQTMQNFQKETAKMEMTDEMINDTLDELFEGSDDEEESDNIVSQVLDEIGIEISGKMSKAPAASRNNPSASTSKADTISDDEIERQLKALGVD; translated from the exons ATGGCTTCATTATTCAAGAAAAAGACGGTGGATG ATGTCATCAAAGAGCAAACCAAAGAACTTAGAGGGACCCAGCGGCAGATCACCCGAGACCGCACCGCcctggagagacaagagaaacaAATg GAGCTGGAGATTAAGAAGATGGCGAAGGCTGGGAACAAGGATGCGTGTAAGATCCTGGCCAAGCAGCTAGTTCAGCTACGGAAGCAGAAGAACCGCACCTACGCCGTCAGTTCAAAGGTTACCTCCATGTCCACGCAGACCAAGCTCATGAACTCTCAGATGAAGATGGCTGGTGCCATGGCTAAGACAACCAAA ACCATGCAGGCGGTCAATAAGAAGATGGATCCTCAGAAGACCCTCCAGACGATGCAGAACTTCCAGAAGGAGACGGCCAAGATGGAGATGACGGATGAGATGA TCAATGACACACTGGACGAGCTCTTCGAGGGCTCCGATGATGAGGAGGAGTCAGACAACATCGTCTCCCAGGTGCTCGACGAGATCGGCATCGAGATCTCAGGAAAG atgtccaAGGCTCCCGCGGCGAGCAGGAACAACCCCAGTGCCTCCACGTCCAAAGCGGATACCATCTCAGACGACGAGATCGAGAGACAGCTGAAGGCCTTGGGAGTGGACTAA
- the creb1a gene encoding cyclic AMP-responsive element-binding protein 1a isoform X4 has protein sequence MTMEAAAEVQQGGDTAVSETDTQHIATLAQVSMAAGQASASGPTVTLVQLPNGQTVQVHGVIQAAQPSVIQPPQVQTVQISTIAESEDSQESVDSVTDSQKRREILSRRPSYRKILNDLSSDAPAVPRIEEEKSEEDSAPAITTVTVPTPIYQTSSGQYIAITQGGAIQLANNGTDGVQGLQTLTMTNAAGAQPGTTILQYAQTSDGQQILVPSNQVVVQAASGDVQAYQIRTANTSAIAPGVVMASSPALPSQGAEEATRKREVRLMKNREAARECRRKKKEYVKCLENRVAVLENQNKTLIEELKALKDLYCHKSE, from the exons ATGACTATGGAAGCTGCTGCAGAGGTCCAGCAGGGCGGCGATACTGCTGTTTCTGAGACAGATACCCAGCACATCGCCACCTTGGCACAG GTTTCCATGGCGGCGGGACAAGCGAGCGCCAGCGGACCCACGGTCACTCTGGTCCAGCTGCCCAACGGACAGACGGTGCAGGTGCATGGCGTCATCCAGGCCGCACAGCCCTCAGTCATCCAGCCCCCGCAAGTGCAGACAGTACAG atttccACCATAGCTGAGAGTGAGGACTCCCAGGAGTCTGTGGACAGTGTGACTGACTCCCAGAAGCGCAGAGAAATCCTGTCTCGACGGCCCTCCTACAG GAAGATCCTGAATGACCTGTCATCGGACGCTCCAGCTGTACCGCGGATAGAAGAGGAGAAGTCTGAGGAGGACTCTGCCCCCGCCATCACTACAGTTACAGTGCCCACGCCCATCTATCAAACTAGCAGCGGCCAGTACA TTGCCATCACTCAAGGCGGGGCGATTCAGTTGGCCAATAATGGCACGGACGGCGTGCAGGGCCTGCAGACACTAACCATGACCAACGCGGCGGGTGCCCAGCCGGGCACCACCATCCTGCAGTACGCCCAGACCAGCGACGGACAGCAGATACTCGTGCCCAGCAACCAGGTTGTCGTGCaag CTGCGTCCGGCGACGTCCAGGCCTACCAGATCCGCACGGCCAACACCAGCGCCATCGCCCCCGGTGTCGTCATGGCGTCGTCTCCTGCTCTCCCCAGCCAGGGTGCCGAAGAGGCCACGCGCAAGAGGGAGGTCCGCCTCATGAAGAAcag GGAGGCAGCGCGGGAGTGCCGTCGCAAGAAGAAGGAGTACGTGAAATGCCTGGAGAACCGTGTGGCTGTGCTGGAGAACCAGAACAAGACGCTGATCGAGGAGCTGAAGGCCCTCAAGGACCTGTACTGCCACAAGTCTGAGTAG
- the creb1a gene encoding cyclic AMP-responsive element-binding protein 1a isoform X3 — protein MTMEAAAEVQQGGDTAVSETDTQHIATLAQVQVSMAAGQASASGPTVTLVQLPNGQTVQVHGVIQAAQPSVIQPPQVQTVQISTIAESEDSQESVDSVTDSQKRREILSRRPSYRKILNDLSSDAPAVPRIEEEKSEEDSAPAITTVTVPTPIYQTSSGQYIAITQGGAIQLANNGTDGVQGLQTLTMTNAAGAQPGTTILQYAQTSDGQQILVPSNQVVVQAASGDVQAYQIRTANTSAIAPGVVMASSPALPSQGAEEATRKREVRLMKNREAARECRRKKKEYVKCLENRVAVLENQNKTLIEELKALKDLYCHKSE, from the exons ATGACTATGGAAGCTGCTGCAGAGGTCCAGCAGGGCGGCGATACTGCTGTTTCTGAGACAGATACCCAGCACATCGCCACCTTGGCACAGGTACAG GTTTCCATGGCGGCGGGACAAGCGAGCGCCAGCGGACCCACGGTCACTCTGGTCCAGCTGCCCAACGGACAGACGGTGCAGGTGCATGGCGTCATCCAGGCCGCACAGCCCTCAGTCATCCAGCCCCCGCAAGTGCAGACAGTACAG atttccACCATAGCTGAGAGTGAGGACTCCCAGGAGTCTGTGGACAGTGTGACTGACTCCCAGAAGCGCAGAGAAATCCTGTCTCGACGGCCCTCCTACAG GAAGATCCTGAATGACCTGTCATCGGACGCTCCAGCTGTACCGCGGATAGAAGAGGAGAAGTCTGAGGAGGACTCTGCCCCCGCCATCACTACAGTTACAGTGCCCACGCCCATCTATCAAACTAGCAGCGGCCAGTACA TTGCCATCACTCAAGGCGGGGCGATTCAGTTGGCCAATAATGGCACGGACGGCGTGCAGGGCCTGCAGACACTAACCATGACCAACGCGGCGGGTGCCCAGCCGGGCACCACCATCCTGCAGTACGCCCAGACCAGCGACGGACAGCAGATACTCGTGCCCAGCAACCAGGTTGTCGTGCaag CTGCGTCCGGCGACGTCCAGGCCTACCAGATCCGCACGGCCAACACCAGCGCCATCGCCCCCGGTGTCGTCATGGCGTCGTCTCCTGCTCTCCCCAGCCAGGGTGCCGAAGAGGCCACGCGCAAGAGGGAGGTCCGCCTCATGAAGAAcag GGAGGCAGCGCGGGAGTGCCGTCGCAAGAAGAAGGAGTACGTGAAATGCCTGGAGAACCGTGTGGCTGTGCTGGAGAACCAGAACAAGACGCTGATCGAGGAGCTGAAGGCCCTCAAGGACCTGTACTGCCACAAGTCTGAGTAG